Within the Verrucomicrobiota bacterium genome, the region GAAGAGTTTCCGGACTACATGACGCAAGGAGAGTCGGTCGCGGAGTTGGAGGAGAATCTTCGAGATATCTACGACGACGTGGCGTCCGGTAGAATTCCATGTGTGCGTCGGCGCGCTGAACTTCAAGTCGCGTGAAGCGCGTCGAACTTATTCAAAAACTCAC harbors:
- a CDS encoding type II toxin-antitoxin system HicB family antitoxin, encoding MKGIGYVYWQDGDMWLGYLEEFPDYMTQGESVAELEENLRDIYDDVASGRIPCVRRRAELQVA